Part of the Halorhabdus utahensis DSM 12940 genome, TTCGGATCCCGAAGAACACGAGCAAGAGGAGATAGGTCGGCGAGAGCCCCAAAAGGAGGACACTGCCGATCGTCGCGGCCACGCTGATAACGAGAAAGCGCTTGATGTCGATCCGGCCGCTCGCCGTCCCGAAGATGAGCATCGCGAGCACGAACCCGACAGTGCCGACCGGCGTGACCAGCCCCAATTGGCTCTCGGTGACCGGGAAGACGTCCTTGAAAACCGGGACCAGCGCACCCCGGGCCTGGATGATCGCCCCGTCGATCGCGACGAAGGCGAACAGCACCACGGTCCAGGCCCGCCGAGACGCTTGCTGGCTCACTGTCGAATCCTCCCGAGTGCGCACGGGTAAGCCCATTGAAATCCGCTGCTTTCCTGTGGTCTCAGAATTCTGCATCCGGCAGCACTCTCCGTTTGCATCGTGTGCATGTCGATCACGTCGTGGCCGAGGCTTTCCCGGTGGCCCCGAGTTCCAGCACGATCATGACGAGCGCGAGCAGACCAGCCAGGCCGATCTGGACCAGGATCGCGGTCTCGATGTCCGTCGCGTCGGCAAGGACGCCCACGATCACCGGTGCGGTGGAGAACCCGACCTGGGCAGCGACGTTGGCGATGACGTTGACCGGGCCCGAGAACGACGGCATTGATTCGATCCCCATCGAAATCAACGTCGGGAACAGCCCCGAAATCAGGAGGCCGATGCCGAAGATCGAGCCCAGCAGCATGTACCCTTCGGCGACGGTGAAGGCAATATAGGTCAGCATGGTCAGGAGGATACTCGTCACGACGAGCACTCGCGTGAAGCTGTATTGGTCGCTGAGCTCACTGAACACGAACCGTCCGGGGACGTACGCCGCCAGGTAAATCGACAGGACGACCCCGGTGATCCACCCGGAAAAGGTCGCGTCGGCGAAGCTCGGCAGCCAGGTGAAGTAGATACTCTCGATGCCGCCGACGACGATCAGCGCCGCGATCATTCCGTAGACGCCCGGCTGGGACAACAGCGGCCGGAGGTCGCTCAGTTCGAACGTCCGCTCGTTCGTGGTCCCGGTCGGCGCGTCCAGCCGCCACACCAGGACGAACACGGGCACCGTGAGCGCCGCGAGTACCAGATACGTCGCCCGCCAGGAATACTGGCTCAGGATCGCCGTTACCAGGATCGGCCCCGACGTCGCGCCGACTGCCCAGATCATCTCCTGGAGAGTGAAGACCCGAGCCCGCGACTCCGGATACAGGTGACTCAACGTGGGTCGATCCAGCGCCCGGAAGATCCCCGTCGACAGACTCCGCATCCCGACCAGCCCCAGCAACAGCAGAAAGCTCGGCGCGGCACCGATCAACACCAGCGACAGTCCGGTCAGCGCCACGCCGGCGAGGAGAAACTTCCGGATGTCTACCCGGCCACTCGCCGAGCCGAGCGCGAGCATCGCCACCAGATAGCCGACGGTCCCGACCGGCGTGATCAGTCCCAGTTGCCCCTTGCTCACCCCGAAGTACGTTTCGAAGGTCGGGACGAGCGCCCCCCGGGCCTGAATCGTCGCACCACTGACCCCCACGAACAGGAAGACTGCGATCAGCCAGTACGTACGATTATCTATCTCTTCCACATTTCATATTCTGTCCTCGCCGAGTTAAGCGCGTTGAACTTCGGTCGGCAGATTCAACACTGCGGACTGCCGCCTACGACGTAATGAGCGACCGGACGCGTGTGACGGTCTCGGTGACGGGCGTCGTCCAGGGTGTGGGATTTCGCCCGTTCGTTTACCGGACGGCGACCGGAAATGACCTCGCCGGTCGGGTGAAAAACACCGGCGACGGTCGGGTCGAGATCGTTCTGGAGGGCGAGGCCAGGGGCATCGAGTCATTTCTCTCGACCCTCCGGACGGATCCACCACCGCTCGCCCGAATCGAGAACGTGACTGTCGAAGACGGCGAACCCACGGCTCTCGATACCTTCGAGATCGTCGCCTCGACCGACTCCAGCGGTGGCTCGGGCACGATCCCGCCCGACACCGCGATGTGCGACGCCTGTCTCGCGGACCTCCGTGACTCGAGCTCGCGGTTTCACGGCTACTGGGCGACCGCCTGCGTGGACTGTGGCCCGCGATACACCGTCATTCGGGAGTTGCCCTACGACCGCCCCACCACGTCGATGGCTGCATTTCCGATGTGCGACGATTGCCGGGCCGACTACGGGGAGCCGAGCGACCGCCGATACCATGCACAGACGATCGCCTGCCCGGAGTGTGGCCCGACGCTCTCGCTGCTCGACGGCGACGGGAACGCCCGCGCCGGCGGTGACGATGCCATCGCGAAAGCCGGCGATCGACTCGCCGACGGCGAGCTGGTCGCGATCAAGGGCATCGGCGGGACCCACCTCGCCTGTGACGCGACCGATCCGGCCGTCGTCGAGACGCTCCGCGAACGAACGGGCCGCCCCGAGAAGCCCTTCGCGCTGATGGCCCCCGATCTGGAGGCGGTGGAGTCCGTCGCCCAAATCTCGGATACCGAACGCGACGCGCTCGAAGACACCCGTCGACCGATCCTGTTACTCGACGGACGGCGAGAAAATCGACCGGACTGGTTCGACACCGTCTCGCCCGGACTGAAAACCGTCGGCGTCATGCTGCCGTACTCCGGGCTCCATCACCGCCTCTTCGAGCACATCGAGGGACCACTGGTGATGACCAGCGCCAACATGCCCGGCGTGCCGATGGCGACCGACCGCGCGTCGATCCTCGCGGACCTCGATGGGGTGATCGACGCGGCCCTCGTCCACGACCGGGAGATCGTGATGCGGTGTGACGACAGCGTCGCCCGATTCTCGGGTGGGCAGCGCCGCTTTGTCCGTCGGTCGCGCGGATGGGTGCCCGAGTCGTTGCCGCTGCCGTCGCCCGCTGAGACGGCTGAGGACGTACTTGCTCTCGGTGCGGAGTTCGATGCGACCGTGGCGCTCACCCAGGACGGTGCGGTCGTCCCTTCCCAGTACGTCGGCGACGTGGACAACCCCGAGACGGTCGAATACCTCCGGGAGACCGTCGAGCACCTCCGTGACCTGCTCGGAACCGATCCGGACGTGGTGGCCTGTGACGCCCATCCCGATTTCCTGACAACCCGGGAGGCCCGGGAGTACGCCGAGAGGGAGGGCATGGCGGGGCCGGTCCAGGTCCAGCACCACCACGCCCACGCCGCCAGCCTGTTGGCCGAACGTGAGCGCGAGCGGGCGGTCGTCATCGCCGCCGACGGGACGGGCTATGGACCCGATGGGTCGATCTGGGGCGGGGAAGTACTCGACGCGACACTTGCCGACTTCGAGCGCGTCGGCGGGCTTTCGACGTTTTCCCTCCCCGGCGGGACGGCCGCGATCGAACAGCCGGCTCGTCTCCTGGCGAGCCTCCTCGATGGCGGCGACCGGATCGACGAGTTGCTCCTCGCGCGCGGTGCGGTCGACAGTCAGCGTGCAGCGGCGACGGTCCGGCAACAGGTTTCCCAGGGCATCAACACGCCCGAGACGACCAGCGCCGGGCGGTTGCTCGACGCGGTGAGTGCGCTGCTCGGCGTCTGCCCCGAACGCTCCTACGAGGGCGAACCGGCGATGAAACTCGAAGCGGCGGCGGTCGACGGTGCCGTTCTTGACTACGACATCCCGTTCGGGACGCGGGACGGCGCTCGGGTAGTGGACGCTCGTCAACTTGTCCGTGATCTCGACGCGCTCGCCGACGACCACGCGATCAGCGACGTGGCCGCCACGGCACAGTGGGCGCTGGCGGGCGGACTGGCCGACGTGGCCGTCGCGGTCGCCGAGGATCGTGGGGTCGACGCCGTGGGCTTCACCGGCGGCGTCGCGTACAACGACGCGATCACCCGGACGATCCGTGACCGCGTTGTGGCCGCTGGGCTTGATTTCCTCGGCCACGACAGGGTTCCGCCCGGTGACGGCGGGATCGCTTACGGGCAGGTCGCTGTCGCCGCGACCCGGGTTGGTGAGTGAAGCCACGACTCACCGATCGAGGTTCTCACCCCGAACTATCGGCTGCGCGCGATCGAATCGTGTCAGCGAGGAATAACCCAAGAGTATTTAATATATGCGGGCGGAGAATCACTATCCCATGCTTGATGCCTCCCGGGAGGACATCGTCAGCGGATCACTCACGCGCGTTCTGGTCGTGCTCGCTGCTCCGCTGGTCGTCCAGAACTTCGCCTTAGTCGCCCAGGAGGTCGTCGACCTGTTCTGGGTGGGGCGACTGGGTGGGACGGCCGTCGCCGGGGTCGGCCTCGCCGCCGTCCTCGTCGGTCTCCTGTTGGTCCCGTTCATGATGCTCTTTACCGGCACACAGGTCGTCACCTCCCAGCGGGTCGGTGCCGGCGACGAGGCCGCGGCCCGGCGGGTCCCCTTTACCAGTGCCACTCTCGCCATCCCGCTCGCCGCCGTCGTCGGTGTCGCCGTTCTGCTCGGGGCTGAGCCGGTCGTCGATCGCTTCACCGACGAGGCCCAGGTCGCGACGTACGCGGTCGCGTACCTGACAGCCTACATCCCCGCCCTCTTCACCACGTCGCTGTCGGACACCCTCGAGGCCGGCTTCACCGGCTGGGGCCAGACGCGGATCGCGCTGTACGTCAACGCCGTCGCGATCCTCGTCAACGTCGTGGTGGATCCGCTGCTCATCCTCGGCTACGGGCCGTTCCCGCGGCTGGAGGTCTTCGGTGCCGCGCTCGCGACGGGCATCGGCTACGGCGTCGGCGCGCTGGTCGCCCTCGCGGTCGTCCTCCGTGGCCGGGAAGGGTTCAGGCTCACTGCCGACGCCGTCAGGCCACATCTCGCAACCGCCCGCGAGGTCGTCACTGTCGGTGCGCCGATCGCCGGCCAGAACCTCGGCCGGCAACTCGCCCGCCTCGTCGTGATCGCGGTGGTCTCCGTCGCCGGCGGCGCTGCGGGGTTGGCGGCCTACCACGTCGGCTCCCGCGTCGCGACTGTCGCCTTCGTCCCGGCACAGGGTCTCGCTCAGGCGGCGACCAGCGTTGTCGGCCAGAACCTCGGCGCGGAACACATCGATCGCGCCCGGCGAGCGACCTGGATCGGCGTCGTCATGGCCGCGGTCGGCCTGGGCGTTCTCGGCGTCGTCCAGTGGCTCTTCCCCGCGTTCATCGCCCACGTCTTCGTGCCGGGGATGGCGGGGACGGACCTCACCTACACCGTCGCGTACCTCCAGATCCTCGCCTACGGCTACTGGGCGCTGGGGGCGATATACACCGTCGAGGCCGGCTTCAACGGTGCCGGCGAGACGCGGGTGAGCATGGTCTCGACGCTGGCCCAGTACTGGGCCGTCCGCGTTCCGATCGCTGTCGTCGTCTACGTCCTTACCTACGACGTGACCGCCGTCTTCTGGGCGGTCACGCTCTCGAACGTCGCGGCCGCGGGCTGGCTGCTTGCCTATTTCGCCTACACCAGCCGGCGGGGTCTGTTCGAACGTGCCGCCGACCTCCCGGAGTCCGAGCCGGAGAGCGACGGGGCAACAGAAGGCGCTGCGACCGGATGAGCGGCCCCACTCACGCCCGATCTTTCCCTCCGAGAATACTCACGGAACGTGGCGACGGTCGGCGGAGAATCGCCCCGAGCGCCCGGCGAGGCGACCGCGTTGAGTGTGCCCCCGTCTCACCGATCGACTTCGCCCATGATCGTGTCCAGACTGCCGAGCGTCGCTATGAAGTCCGCGATGTACTCGCCGGTGGCCATCTCGGGGAGGGCCTGGAGGTTCGAGAACGAGGGGCCACGGATCTTGAACCGTGCCGGGCTGTCCGTCCCGTCGCTACGGATGTAGATCCCAAGCTCGCCTTTTGCGGCCTCGACAGCCTGGTAGGTTTCGGCGTCGCGTTCGGGCCGCAGCGTCCGGGGGACGTTCGACTGGATGGCGCGATCATCGTCCGGCCAGTCTGCCAGCAGGTCGAGACATTGCTCGACGATCCGCGCCGACTCCTCGAGTTCGCGCATCCGAACCAGCAGGCGGGCGTAGTTGTCACAGCCGTCCTCGGTGACGACCGACCAATCGAGTTCGTCGTAGTAGCCGTAGGGATCGTCCCGCCGGAGGTCGTAGTCGATCCCCGACCCGCGGGCGACTGGCCCCGTGACGCCGTAGGACTTCGCGACGTTGGGGTCGAGATGTCCCGTGTCGAGCGTCCGCAGCTGGAGGATCTCGTTGGCACTGAGGAGGTCGTGGTATTCGGCCAGGCGGTCCGGTAGGTAGGCGAGGAACTCCCGGACACTCTCCAGAAATGCATCGCGGGGCTGGGGTAGATCCCAGGCGACACCGCCGAGCCGGAAGTAGTTGAACATGAGCCGCTGGCCGGTCAGATCCTCCAGCAGGCTCTGGATCCGTTCGCGGTCCTCGATCGCGTACATGAACGTCGCCGTGAAGTCCCCGATCACGTCCAGCGCGTAGGCACCCACTGCGAGGAAGTGACTGAGCATCCGTGAGAGTTCAGCGCTCATCGTCCGCAGGATCTGGGCGTACTCTGGGACATCGATGTCCGCCAAATCCTCGGCTGAACGGGCGTACGCCCATTCGTTGAGCAGCCCCCCACCGCCCCAGTCCCACCGGTCGGGGTAGGGCATGATCTGATGGCGATAGGTGCCTTGCTCGCACATCTGTTCCTCACAGCGGTGGATGTAACCGATGTCGGGTTCGGCGTCGACGACTGTCTCGCCGTCGAGGGTCAACTGGACGTGGAGCACACCGTGGGTCGCGGGGTGGTGGGGGCCGATGTTGAGCAACATCGTGTCCGGACCTTGCTGGTGGTCATCGGCGATCGGGTTGACGTTCTCCCGATGGGTTACGACCTGTGACTGGGTCTGGTCGTATTCCTCCCGGAGCGGGTGGCCCTGCCAGGTCTCGGGGAGCAAAATTCGGCGGAGGTCCGGGTGCCCCTCGTACTCGATACCCAGCAGATCATAGATCTCCCGCTCGTGCCAGTCGGCCGTCTCGTACACTGATGCGCCCGACTGACTCACTGGATTCTCGGCACTCGTCGGAACGACGACGCTGAGTTCGCGAGTCGGCTCGTCGTACCGCCGGAGGTGATAGATCGT contains:
- a CDS encoding MFS transporter, whose protein sequence is MEEIDNRTYWLIAVFLFVGVSGATIQARGALVPTFETYFGVSKGQLGLITPVGTVGYLVAMLALGSASGRVDIRKFLLAGVALTGLSLVLIGAAPSFLLLLGLVGMRSLSTGIFRALDRPTLSHLYPESRARVFTLQEMIWAVGATSGPILVTAILSQYSWRATYLVLAALTVPVFVLVWRLDAPTGTTNERTFELSDLRPLLSQPGVYGMIAALIVVGGIESIYFTWLPSFADATFSGWITGVVLSIYLAAYVPGRFVFSELSDQYSFTRVLVVTSILLTMLTYIAFTVAEGYMLLGSIFGIGLLISGLFPTLISMGIESMPSFSGPVNVIANVAAQVGFSTAPVIVGVLADATDIETAILVQIGLAGLLALVMIVLELGATGKASATT
- the hypF gene encoding carbamoyltransferase HypF, with protein sequence MSDRTRVTVSVTGVVQGVGFRPFVYRTATGNDLAGRVKNTGDGRVEIVLEGEARGIESFLSTLRTDPPPLARIENVTVEDGEPTALDTFEIVASTDSSGGSGTIPPDTAMCDACLADLRDSSSRFHGYWATACVDCGPRYTVIRELPYDRPTTSMAAFPMCDDCRADYGEPSDRRYHAQTIACPECGPTLSLLDGDGNARAGGDDAIAKAGDRLADGELVAIKGIGGTHLACDATDPAVVETLRERTGRPEKPFALMAPDLEAVESVAQISDTERDALEDTRRPILLLDGRRENRPDWFDTVSPGLKTVGVMLPYSGLHHRLFEHIEGPLVMTSANMPGVPMATDRASILADLDGVIDAALVHDREIVMRCDDSVARFSGGQRRFVRRSRGWVPESLPLPSPAETAEDVLALGAEFDATVALTQDGAVVPSQYVGDVDNPETVEYLRETVEHLRDLLGTDPDVVACDAHPDFLTTREAREYAEREGMAGPVQVQHHHAHAASLLAERERERAVVIAADGTGYGPDGSIWGGEVLDATLADFERVGGLSTFSLPGGTAAIEQPARLLASLLDGGDRIDELLLARGAVDSQRAAATVRQQVSQGINTPETTSAGRLLDAVSALLGVCPERSYEGEPAMKLEAAAVDGAVLDYDIPFGTRDGARVVDARQLVRDLDALADDHAISDVAATAQWALAGGLADVAVAVAEDRGVDAVGFTGGVAYNDAITRTIRDRVVAAGLDFLGHDRVPPGDGGIAYGQVAVAATRVGE
- a CDS encoding MATE family efflux transporter, with the protein product MLDASREDIVSGSLTRVLVVLAAPLVVQNFALVAQEVVDLFWVGRLGGTAVAGVGLAAVLVGLLLVPFMMLFTGTQVVTSQRVGAGDEAAARRVPFTSATLAIPLAAVVGVAVLLGAEPVVDRFTDEAQVATYAVAYLTAYIPALFTTSLSDTLEAGFTGWGQTRIALYVNAVAILVNVVVDPLLILGYGPFPRLEVFGAALATGIGYGVGALVALAVVLRGREGFRLTADAVRPHLATAREVVTVGAPIAGQNLGRQLARLVVIAVVSVAGGAAGLAAYHVGSRVATVAFVPAQGLAQAATSVVGQNLGAEHIDRARRATWIGVVMAAVGLGVLGVVQWLFPAFIAHVFVPGMAGTDLTYTVAYLQILAYGYWALGAIYTVEAGFNGAGETRVSMVSTLAQYWAVRVPIAVVVYVLTYDVTAVFWAVTLSNVAAAGWLLAYFAYTSRRGLFERAADLPESEPESDGATEGAATG
- a CDS encoding NADH-quinone oxidoreductase subunit D produces the protein MCAVQRTGRERRADWETVVGDLDGVIDRETHENAPGIVVRADAVAAVLEALRDRAGFDHCACVTGQEYDDRFETIYHLRRYDEPTRELSVVVPTSAENPVSQSGASVYETADWHEREIYDLLGIEYEGHPDLRRILLPETWQGHPLREEYDQTQSQVVTHRENVNPIADDHQQGPDTMLLNIGPHHPATHGVLHVQLTLDGETVVDAEPDIGYIHRCEEQMCEQGTYRHQIMPYPDRWDWGGGGLLNEWAYARSAEDLADIDVPEYAQILRTMSAELSRMLSHFLAVGAYALDVIGDFTATFMYAIEDRERIQSLLEDLTGQRLMFNYFRLGGVAWDLPQPRDAFLESVREFLAYLPDRLAEYHDLLSANEILQLRTLDTGHLDPNVAKSYGVTGPVARGSGIDYDLRRDDPYGYYDELDWSVVTEDGCDNYARLLVRMRELEESARIVEQCLDLLADWPDDDRAIQSNVPRTLRPERDAETYQAVEAAKGELGIYIRSDGTDSPARFKIRGPSFSNLQALPEMATGEYIADFIATLGSLDTIMGEVDR